The genomic stretch ATATTGTAGTTTTTATCTAATTGTCCCATTAACAAATCAATTGCTTGCTACCCAcccaccaaaagaaaaatgaaaagaaacTATGTACATTGTTTGGAGAGCGAATTCTGTGTAGCGAGGTGAATCAAACACTTAGTACTAGTTGCTCGACCGTCTTTCCATGCTTGATTTTATTGAACTTGCATGCATCTAGAAATGAAATTCAATTACTTACATTTTATTCTAGAGGTGTTCAGCTTTATATTCAGAGTAGTTTTCTGTCATGTGTACTCAACATGTGCCTCTAATTTATCTTGGCTCTGTAGATCCCAACAACATACGCCGGAGGTGTGTCGACAATGGACGACTTGGAGAGGATAAAGCAAGCAGGCAAAAGTCGGGTCGATGTTACTGTCGGGAGTGCCCTAGACATATTCGGGGGAGATTTGCCCTACAGTAAAGTTGTCCGTTGGCACTCGGAGCAAAGAATGGTTAGCCAGCGGTGAAGAAGTGAGATGTATGTGTTTTTTTATAGAGCATGATCAAAGTTCACCTCATTTGGGATCCCCACTTGACCATTAACATTCTGGTTATAGGCCTTGTTTGCAAACATTATTGTGAACAGTTAAGTGGATCTTTATGTGCCATGTTAAAGTTGAAGCAGAGATGAATTCAGTATCATAGATGGATTCGCATGACCAGCTGAGTAAAGATCAGTCTGTTCCAGTTTGTTGATCACTCATGTTCTCCTtctgttcactaatataagatgttttagctttTAGTGGATTCATCTATTTTGGTATGTATCACTATCTAGTCTACTCTTAGCGTGTAGATTCACTCATTATGATTTGTATctaatttattttaaaatatctaaaacatcttatatttgagGGAGATTTGCCCTTTTTCCGTAACGCCACAGCGTCAATTCCCATCAATTCCCTTTTTtgctgctgttttttatttcataaaagttgtacatCAAGtattcttagaattggacgaaacaaaagccgaagatcttatttttcgtaACGAAGACGAAATCTAGAGGAGAGacgaggaggcgccacggggcggctagaccaggcctaggcccaggccctggccgcacctaggggtggtctggggcccctggcctccaccgacctcgcccttccgcctataagaagcctcccggcGCGTGAACCTTAAATCAATCAgcttccgtccacgaaaagttctgtagctctgctgccgccgaagacaagattcgggggatagaagtctctgttccggcaccttgccgggacagggaatttcccccggagccatctccatcgactccaccgccatcttcatcgctgttgctgactctcatgatgaggagtgagtagttctcccccgaggctgagggctttaccgatagctatgtggtctatctatctcttcatgtatgatctttatgtgatcatgagctttgtaatctagttgaataagtagatgttatcctTCAACTATTGtgttactcaagtggttttattatgtgatttcccgggacaccttgtccaatggTGTGTGACAGTGTGCACCGTGTTCGTTTTCTTAAgtttaatttacagaaatacttatgaattgtggtgtctagttagtaccatctttgtatgctcaaagtgatagcgtggggtATCTATAGATTggaaatgcgaactttaaggaatgcttatgcaaccctacgcagtgaatttgtgtttattatcaaaccggagagtggttcagagtagcatagtgaagtgataatatctatgtattcagttatggtatcattgttgagagtgtccactaataaaagtatgatccctaggccttccaagcattgaaacaccatttacaaccagttgttctacatgtttgcttgctgccatttttatttcagattgcaattaccattcATAATCATccgtattacttgtatttcactacctcttcgccgaactagtgcacctatacacctgacaagtgtattggatgtgttggggacacaagagacttcttgtatcgtaattgcatggttgcttgagagggatatctttgacctctacctccctgagttcgataaaccttgggtgattcacttaaggaaaacttgttgctgttctacaaacctctgcacttggaggcccaacactgtctacaaaaatagaagcgtgcatagacatcaatcACATAatattcttctcttcaaatcTATGATCATGATGCCAATACAGAATGTATGTCATTAtgttcatggcatccacacttgaatccaacacatagactattccttcatataaacacaaagaaaacattagtccataaggattgccattaattaccaaaaccacacatagggcaatgtacccttacactttGGCATGATCTAGTTACGGTGGCGATCCACTTGATTTGTAGATATGGTTAAGTAATGACTTTGTACACATGAATTGAGTGAAATTCAGTAGTATTTCATATACTATCTATTGGTCTTCACCTTATGAAGTTATGCATGGATTAAAATGTGGACTTGTTGTTGATGACCTTGATGAATCTTCACCTTCTTGAGCTAGATCTGCTCCTCCTAGCTTCTGGATCTTACTTCTATGCTTCAATGTCATCATATTGGTGCCGGTGGTTGTTTGTGGATGTCTCGTGGGTGAACTTTGATGAACTAAAATGTTCAACTGTGTCTGGTGATGGCTTAATGGCTTTGCTGGTCGATGGATTGTTTGGCTGGTGCTCATAAAACCTATTTATAGCAGTTTTCGACTGCTGGCATGGTTGCCATGTGTCCCGGGACTCCCGTTGTAGCTTTTGTGTGAGCTGCTTGGGTATTTGGGGTTGAGATTCCAAGCTATGTTGGATCAGCTCGGCACTATGATCTTTATATATGTTAGTTTGAACTTAATTTGAAATGCCATTTGGCAATTCCACTTGGTTTGCTTTGTTTTGATCTTTGCAGGTTGTCCAAGAACAAGAAATGAAATAGGAGAAGATAACAGGAAAGAGAATGTAGCTAGTTTGTTTAGATTagggttttattttctgttttaatcTCTTGTaatttattatttattttcttATAAGTTATAATATATGAAATATTGCAAAGACAATGTAATATGTGTATATATCAATAAAAAATGTAATTTATCTATTCTGAAATTGTTATTTTAAATTCAAATGTTATTTGAATTATAGTCATAAAAGAtattgtttaaattcaaattatTCTCTTATTGGGTAAAAAAGTAAGAAAATACTGTTCACTGTCGATCACTGTAGCAATTGCTCATGTGTCGAGCGCTGATTGGCCGGTCAAAAATAAGGCCCCTACAGTGCATACTCGATGGAGCGCTGAAAGGTCTTTATTTCATCCTATAGTATAGACAGATTCTGTTGAACCGTACATGTATGCCTAATATGTTCCGCCGCGACGATTTTTGCACCATAAAACAGCAATGCGGTTTACCGCATCCAGAGGTATGCTAGAGACACTCTCATAATGGAAAATACAAGTTCTCAAACATGTAACATTTTAGGAACAAGTGCAGTTACAGCTTACAACTATCTTACAAACCCCGATTGACTTATTAGCAAGGTCATTCTATGATGATCTCTACAGATGataatgatgacgatgatgacccaTTGGTAACTAGCTTCCTTATTAGATTATGCTCGCCTTCATTATTGTGAAACTTGGCCATGATGGGCAATGCAGCCTGCTTATTTATAGAGTCACAGCGTTCGCAGCGCTCCATGTAATGCAGATGAATATTCCTCAAAGTCACTGCCCGCTCCATAACAAGCTTTATATAACTTATCAACTTCTCTTCCTTCTGAAATCCTTCAATGTCCAATAAATTTAAATTGTAATGCTTGAAATCTGATGGTTCCCACATCACATTGGTCTTTTCAGCATTATCAGCGCATGAAAGCTTGTACCGTCCACATATATGACGTGATATCTACAATAGATAATAGGTAACAATAAGACTCTGCATACAGGCAGCACAAAACGTGTACTCAAATATGTATTAATGATACATGAGAACAAAACATCCAGCATCAGGACTTTAAcggttaggtttttttttttttcgttaAAGTCTGGACAGCCCGAAAAGTCTAATTCATAGCAATCTAAGCATAAATGTTGTTGTTTCTATCCTACAAAGTTGGATTGCTATTAAAAGATGGTGGTAACCTATGATTATTTGCAGGTAAAGAGGGATAAATGAGCCAAAAATCATACATTGACATAAAAGCTGTGGAGGAAAGGCGCGGCTTCAAGAAATAATAAAGTCCACTTAAGGTCACAGTCGGCGAAAATACCATACAGATGTACAACTTTCAGATTACTGAATGCATGAACTAGCTTTTTCGGATCTTCAGGTTGAAACCAAACCTGCACCAGAAGAATTGTTAGATGCCAATTTAATCAACGAGTAGAACAAAATCAAGGATATCGACATAATTCAAATACAGACAGCGTACCATTTCATCATGGAAATCCAGATACAGAGTTGACAGGCTACTGGTGTTAGACAGACACCCACTCAATGTGAATGGCATCTGCCAAGACAATAGAGCGCAGGCAACTCTTATGTTACGAAGCCGGGGGACATAGCCAAatagtagtggagatttaatggatAACCAGGTATCGTAGACCAAACGAGCCAATCGCGGGAGACATGCCAACTCAACTTGTGAGAAGTAACATCTGCTAAATTCCAGCGCCACTAGCTGGGAGCTAGGTGCATCAATCTTCAGTACAGAATGTGTATTGCCCAGCATACAAGAGTGCAGGGAAAGGGCCTGCAGGTTGTCGCATGTGTTCATGATGGTTTGCATGTCTGCTTCACCGAATTGCAGATTACGCAGAGTGATGCTCGTAAGCGATCCAAATGTGTTGGGGCAGGCATCTAAGAAAGACATGAAGCGTTGGCCAAATAACATCCGGTGCTCCTCAGTGCATCTTGTACCTCTGATCTCAGGCCATATGTTGAACTCGAGAAAATCTATATTGCTACTCTGAACAGCATTGCCAACAGCCTGCCCAATGGAGTGCAGGTGACATGGGTCTGCAAGGTAGAAGCTGAGGCGGATATCCTTGAtggcacttgttgttgatgccagCAACTTTGTCGTTGCTTCACAGTACGAAACCATCACTTTACCAATTGTGCGACTCTCAGAGCATTGCAAGAACTCATCAACATGCAAAACAAGGCGTGAGATTAAGAGCGGGAGGTGTCTCCATCGCCTTGAAAGGGTGCTGGTATGCATTAGATTGTGCAAATACAACCGCTCAAGGATGTTGAGGAGGATGTCATCGGGAAGCGCACTGAGCCTATCTTCTTCTGCTTCAGCTTGGCTTTCCTACACCATGACAAAGGGCTGGTAAGAAATAATGATAAGAATCAAGTAAATAAGATTGCATGTATCGAAGAATATTTGCTCTTCTGAATTGTCTGAATCAATGACAAGAAACAGCATCTCTTTTGGCAGATCCATCGAAATAATTTTGATCACCCCAGTAAACTTTCAGGCCAAATAAATATGTAATGAAGCAATAACACTCACTTTGTGACCAAACGGTACATCCATATGCACCCGCCGAAGGACTTGCTGATTCTTCAATTAAATTAAACTACACAAGGAGAAAACTTGAGATACAAACGGAAGAAATTTCAATTAAGAGATTCGGACTTTACTCAAAATAATTTATCTGGCAACTCCCGGATTCGTTCAAAAAAATCTGAGCTTTTCTTCTCTTAGGGAAAAATGGTGAGTCTTTTCAACCAGGAAACTGACAAAGCTTCCGTCGTCGGGTGTGGGACGACGAGACGCCTCTTTGTGGAAGCAAGagagggtcgccggaggtggaAGTGAGTGGAGTGGAATCGAAGAGTCCACAAGACGGCGGCGTAGCATGTTTGCAGGGGGAGGCGATAACCACGAtctctttttttgtttgtttgattgATTGGACAAGGGTTACAAATATAAAGCAAAACCTAGGCTGAATCGGAGGGGAACCAAGATGCTGAATCGGAGGGGAACCAAGATCCGATCGagttcttagagcatcttcagccgcgtcccctaaaacgTCCCCAAAACGCGTCGGAttgagcatttgggggacgtgtttcgttcgtgccgcgtttggggacgtcgcaaaatttcggaaattttgaaacttacatagattcgaacgaaatttgactaaatttaaactaaacctaatctagaagtacttgcggcggccggaggcgtcgtagtactggtggaagttgtacatgtcgtcggtgacgacctcctgcttgacgcgctcgtcgacgggctcgaacttcaccaagccgcttggtcttgcctcgccgtcgttggtgaggtccaccagcggcttgccggagtcgcggatggacatggcgatcgccgcgtcgaggtcgcccctcaaggcgttcttgtcgttcatggacgccaagaacgccgcccgcagccctgtgcagtcctcggggtcgtcgctgctggcgatgagccgctgctgccgctcgtactccgccagcagcgccgcctgcgacgtttctgttggagatatgcccaagaggcaataataaattagttattgttatatcttagtgttcatgataaatgtttacgtcccatgctataattgtattaaccgaaatattgatacatgtgtgttatgtaaataacaaggagtccctagtaagcctcttgtataactagcttgttgattaatagatgatcatggtttcgtgatcatgaacattgaatgttgttaataacaaggttatgtcattgggtgaatgatataatggacatacacccaaataagcggagcatgagatcaagttcaacttgctataagctttcgatacatagttacctagtccttcgaccatgagatcatgtaaatcacttacaccggaagggtactttgattacatcaaacgccattgcataaatgggtggttataaagatgggattaagtattcggaaagtgtgagttgagtcatatggatcaacagtgggatt from Lolium rigidum isolate FL_2022 chromosome 4, APGP_CSIRO_Lrig_0.1, whole genome shotgun sequence encodes the following:
- the LOC124648993 gene encoding putative FBD-associated F-box protein At5g53635 is translated as MDVPFGHKESQAEAEEDRLSALPDDILLNILERLYLHNLMHTSTLSRRWRHLPLLISRLVLHVDEFLQCSESRTIGKVMVSYCEATTKLLASTTSAIKDIRLSFYLADPCHLHSIGQAVGNAVQSSNIDFLEFNIWPEIRGTRCTEEHRMLFGQRFMSFLDACPNTFGSLTSITLRNLQFGEADMQTIMNTCDNLQALSLHSCMLGNTHSVLKIDAPSSQLVALEFSRCYFSQVELACLPRLARLVYDTWLSIKSPLLFGYVPRLRNIRVACALLSWQMPFTLSGCLSNTSSLSTLYLDFHDEMVWFQPEDPKKLVHAFSNLKVVHLYGIFADCDLKWTLLFLEAAPFLHSFYVNISRHICGRYKLSCADNAEKTNVMWEPSDFKHYNLNLLDIEGFQKEEKLISYIKLVMERAVTLRNIHLHYMERCERCDSINKQAALPIMAKFHNNEGEHNLIRKLVTNGSSSSSLSSVEIIIE